A portion of the Plasmodium relictum strain SGS1 genome assembly, chromosome: 11 genome contains these proteins:
- a CDS encoding GTP-binding protein, putative: protein MGVLEKIKEIEAEMARTQKNKATEYHLGQLKAKLAKYRSQLLEAPKTGKKGEGFDVQRQGDARICLIGFPSVGKSTLLSKITSTTSEVADYEFTTLTCKPGIVNYKDSKIQLLDLPGIIQGASEGRGRGRQVIAVAKSCDMILMILDATRDNSQKLKLENELKSVGIRINQEPHRITLTRKKVGGVVINSTVPLTKMDNKLIMTILHQYKIHNCNLLFNEDASVDDLIDVIEGNRKFIKCIYVYNKIDMLPLEEINTIASYDNSIVISSSKSWNLDVLKEYIFQKLEIIRVYTKLRKEKPDFSNPITLTRQRGSQTVEAVLNQIHKDMIKDFKFALVWGRSTKHNPQRVDLHHKLADEDVIQVAKNS from the exons ATGGGAGTCTTAGAA aaaatcaAAGAAATAGAGGCTGAAATGGCCCGAACCCAAAAAAACAAAGCAACGGAG tatCATTTGGGTCAGCTAAAAGCCAAATTAGCCAAGTATAG ATCACAATTACTCGAAGCCCCCAAAACTGGTAAAAAAGGAGAGGGATTCGATGTACAAag ACAAGGTGATGCAAGAATATGCTTAATCGGATTTCCATCTGTTGGTAAATCAACACTTTTATCGAAAATAACTAGCACAACATCTGAAGTAGCAGATTACGAATTTACTACGTTAACTTGTAAACCTG GAATAGTAAATTATAAAGATTCTAAAATTCAACTACTTGATTTACCAGGGATTATTCAAGGCGCTTCAGAGGGTCGTGGTAGAGGAAGAcaa GTAATAGCTGTAGCAAAGTCATGTGATATGATTCTGATGATATTAGACGCAACCAGAGACAACAgccaaaaattaaaattagaaaa tGAGCTAAAATCAGTGGGAATAAGAATAAATCAAGAACCTCACAGA atTACATTAACTCGAAAAAAAGTTGGTGGTGTTGTTATAAATAGTACTGTTCCATTAACTaaa ATGGATAACAAGCTTATAATGACAATACTTCATCAATATAAAATACACAATTGTAACTTACTGTTTAATGAAGATGCCAGT gtAGATGATCTTATCGATGTTATAGAAGGAAAcagaaaatttataaaatgcatttatgtttataataaaatagacATGTTACCTCTAGAGGAAATTAATACTATAGCATCCTA TGATAATTCAATTGTTATAAGTAGTAGCAAATCATGGAATTTAGAcgtattaaaagaatatatatttcaaaaattagAAATTATTAGAGTATATACAAAACTTCGTAAAGAAAAACCTGATTTTAGCAACCCTATTACATTAACTAGACAAAGAG GAAGTCAAACTGTAGAAGCCGTTCTTAACCAAATTCATAAA gataTGATTAAAGATTTTAAATTTGCATTAGTATGGGGTAGAAGTACTAAGCATAATCCCCAGAGAGTTGATTTAC aTCACAAACTAGCTGATGAAGATGTTATTCAAGTAGCAAAAAATAGCTAA
- the HMGB4 gene encoding high mobility group protein B4, putative — MDKKKPKVPPSSYLIFCNYERDNVKNSLLEKSDKATIKITDIQKELSNKWKALSEEEKNKYEEQAQLLKLKYNEELLEWQNYHKEDASDFMNMNNTTKFPIMKIQKIMHLNNNVKKINHEAINIFQKAIIMFLIELVNKTIEFKNEKNSSRYITSLDIISCIKREGIKYKFLEDCLYLLKDEGMNTFFLEEDDNEESIFDLCEEDKKEYDYDIEEKKINKMKKKENKTKEKSAKKNVYADITTFFKRM, encoded by the exons atggaCAA aaaaaaacctAAAGTACCTCCATCTTcctatttaattttttgtaattatgAAAGAGACAATGTTAAAAACAGTTTGTTAGAAAAATCTGATAAAGCAACA ataaaaataactgATATTCAAAAAGAATTAAGTAATAAATGGAAAGCCTTAtctgaagaagaaaaaaat AAATATGAAGAACAAGCTCAACTTTTAAAGTTAAAATACAATGAAGAATTATTAGAATGG cAAAATTATCACAAAGAAGATGCATCAGATTTTAT gaATATGAATAACACTACTAAATTCCCTATTATGAAAATTCAGAAAATTATGCATTTGAATAATAATGtcaaaaaa ATTAATCATGAGgctattaatatttttcaaaaagcAATA attatgtttttaattgaattagttaataaaaccattgaatttaaaaatgaaaaaaattcttcTCGATATATAACATCTCTTGATAtaa taTCATGCATAAAAAGAGAaggaataaaatataaatttctgGAAg ATTGCTTGtacttattaaaagatgaagGCATGAATACATTTTTTCTTGAAGAAGATGATAATGAAG aatcaatatttgatttatgtgaagaagataaaaaagaatatgattatgatatagaagaaaagaaaataaataaaatgaagaaaaaagaaaataaaacaaaagaaaaaagtgcaaaaaaaaatgtatatgcGGATATAacaactttttttaaaagaatgtaa
- the DIS3 gene encoding exosome complex exonuclease RRP44, putative, whose product MNTFKFINKKNDQRVQKYFYKCNLNHRITKIIREVYLRNDISCGIEKCNICENKKKKLLDGERDILILDMNTIIKYMDFLYDCNIDNILIPITIYEHIRAFNKILYNKLHELCYEIDECSPNCNKRYSVFVNKFCKFTYVDNKDESIEQIQGIIKIVIWLKHHNSNLNIIVITNNKFLKEDCMKNDISCFTLFKYVRQLKRNIKEDYFKMDILKMYFEEDMINENNKENIIEEYESVNKDNIPSNKKPLFDPYLNKTEIIQKLREKKIIKGIFNVICVNKLAVVKYSDLDEIVIRGAKNMNRAIQNDIVAVEIVHEENEETEEEDYFEELISPEEEEEEEENDTLMNEKKKKLSNKENKKNKKNNESKKDEQINEEKKEIKELNDKKKLYGKVVGIISRGRKEYGGIVKEYSKDKNIHIKKLRFFKAFNNKIPFIIIKTSLTEELRNKRVIAVIDKWDIYSKYPIGRCLSVLGNCDDIETETQLIYNEYNISNKEFSESAYKCLPPSQWQIPEEEFHKRKDFRNVLTFSIDPPGCQDIDDALSLEISDDKTFIKVGIHIADVSYFVKQNSPLDIEASKRCTTVYLINQRVDMLPKLLTTNLCSLVENQDRLTYSCIFCFDDNYNIVDVSVSKCIIKSNKSFTYEEAQNVINDKNDNSKIAEALRLLNSIAKHLKKQWIDQGALELRGSTEVMFEFEANDFSKTKNLKPYVSYDTNKLIETFMLLANKSIAKIIFQNFKAASILRRHPPPKKEHLKELSEYLQSIDVYDFKYDTSKELSHSLNNINLKNDQNLSNILKVLVTKCMNEAVFISGYNVHNNEMLKHYGLAAEIYTFFTSPIRRYADIMVHRILNHIYNIEPLHSKYLDIIYLNKQITLLNEKHRNARFASRASVDFFSYLYIKKIGNQITNAIITNLKKNGIQIYVPTYSTEGICYLKKKDGFIFEEKKKRFKKVDENSKEIFYLNFYDHVQVHMQVDSYDIKCQNQFIFIKKL is encoded by the coding sequence atgaatacatttaaatttataaataaaaaaaatgatcaGCGAGTTcaaaagtatttttataaatgtaacTTAAATCATagaataacaaaaataataagagaAGTTTATTTAAGGAACGATATAAGTTGCGGTATAGAAAAATGTAATATTTGcgagaataaaaaaaaaaagttattagaTGGAGAAAgagatatattaatattagatATGAatacaataataaaatatatggatTTTTTATACGATTGCAATATTGACAACATATTAATACCAATAACAATATATGAACATATAAGagcatttaataaaatattatataacaAATTACATGAATTATGTTATGAAATTGATGAATGTTCTCCTAACTGTAATAAGAGATATAGtgtttttgtaaataaattttgtaaattCACTTATGTAGATAACAAAGATGAAAGTATAGAACAAATTCAAGGAATAATTAAGATAGTTATATGGCTAAAGCATCATAAttcaaatttaaatattatagttATAACTAATAATAAGTTTTTAAAAGAAGACTGTATGAAAAATGATATTTCTTGttttacattatttaaatatgtaaGACagttaaaaagaaatataaaagaggattattttaaaatggatatattaaaaatgtattttgaAGAGGATatgataaatgaaaataataaggaAAACATTATAGAAGAATATGAAAGtgtaaataaagataatatacCATCTAATAAAAAACCTTTATTTGATCCTTACTTAAATAAAACAGaaattattcaaaaattaagagagaaaaaaataattaaaggtatttttaatgttatttGCGTTAATAAATTAGCAGTAGTAAAATATTCAGATTTAGATGAAATTGTTATAAGAGGAGCTAAAAACATGAATAGAGCTATACAAAATGATATTGTTGCCGTTGAAATTGTacatgaagaaaatgaagaaacaGAAGAAGAGGATTATTTTGAGGAGTTAATTAGTCCTGAAGAAGAGGAGGAAGAAGAGGAAAATGATACATTaatgaatgaaaaaaagaaaaaattatcaaataaagaaaataaaaaaaataaaaaaaataacgaAAGCAAAAAGGATGAAcaaataaatgaagaaaaaaaagaaataaaagaattaaatgataaaaaaaaactatatgGAAAAGTTGTTGGGATAATTAGTAGAGGTAGAAAAGAATATGGAGGTATTGTCAAAGAGTATTCTAaggataaaaatattcatataaaaaaattaagattttttaaagcttttaataataaaataccatttataataataaaaacaagttTAACAGAAGAATTACGCAACAAAAGAGTAATTGCTGTTATTGATAAATGGGATATTTACTCGAAGTACCCAATAGGAAGATGTCTAAGTGTTTTGGGTAATTGTGACGATATCGAAACAGAGAcacaattaatttataatgaaTACAACATTTCGAATAAAGAATTTAGTGAAAGTGCATATAAATGTTTGCCACCAAGCCAATGGCAAATACCTGAAGAAGAATTTCATAAAAGGAAAGATTTTAGAAATGTATTAACTTTTAGTATTGATCCCCCTGGTTGTCAAGATATAGATGATGCTTTATCACTTGAAATTTCAGATGATAAAACATTTATTAAAGTTGGTATTCACATAGCAGATGTCTCATACTTTGTTAAACAAAATAGTCCGCTTGATATTGAAGCATCAAAAAGATGTACAACTGTCTATTTAATTAATCAAAGAGTTGATATGTTGCCAAAATTATTAACAACGAATCTATGCTCATTAGTTGAAAATCAAGATAGATTAACTTATAGCTGCATTTTTTGCTTTgatgataattataatatagtTGATGTTAGTGTTTCTAAGTGCattataaaaagtaataaatctTTTACCTATGAAGAAGCACAAAATGTGATCAATGACAAAAATGATAATAGCAAAATTGCAGAAGCGCTAAGATTATTAAATAGTATTGcaaaacatttaaaaaaacagtGGATAGATCAAGGTGCATTAGAATTAAGAGGAAGTACAGAAGTTATGTTTGAATTTGAAGCGAACGATTTTTCTAAAACAAAAAACCTAAAACCTTATGTTTCCTATGatacaaataaattaattgaaACCTTTATGCTTTTAGCTAATAAATCAATTGCAAAGATTATATTTCAGAATTTTAAAGCTGCAAGCATATTGAGAAGACATCCTCCACCTAAAAAAGAACATTTAAAAGAACTAAGTGAATATCTACAATCTATTGATGTGTATGATTTCAAGTATGATACTTCAAAAGAATTATCTCACTCTCTTAATaacattaatttaaaaaatgatcaAAATTTGTCAAATATCTTAAAAGTTTTAGTTACAAAATGTATGAATGAAGCGGTTTTTATATCTGGTTATAATGTtcataataatgaaatgtTGAAGCATTATGGATTAGCTGCAgaaatttatactttttttactTCCCCCATTAGAAGATATGCTGACATAATGGTTCATAGAATACTGAATCATATTTACAATATTGAACCATTACACAGTAAATATTTAgacattatttatttaaataagcaaataactttattaaatgaaaaacatAGAAATGCAAGATTTGCGTCAAGGGCTTCTGtagattttttttcttatctatatattaaaaaaattggaaaTCAAATAACTAATGCTATTAttacaaatttaaaaaaaaatggcaTACAAATTTATGTACCAACCTATTCTACTGAGGGAATTtgttatttgaaaaaaaaagatggtTTTAtatttgaagaaaaaaaaaaaagattcaaAAAAGTGGATGAAAATTCAAAAGAAATTTTCtatcttaatttttatgaCCATGTACAAGTTCATATGCAAGTAGATAGTTATGATATTAAGTGCCAAAATcaatttatctttattaaaaagCTGTAA
- the RPS15 gene encoding 40S ribosomal protein S15, putative, translating into MGRMYGKGKGISSSTVPYRRKHPSWLKQKPSEIEDTIIKLAKKGQTPSQIGATLRDNYGIPQVKSVTGNKILRILRAHGVATTIPEDLYFLIKKAVSMRKHLEKNKKDKDCKFRLILTESKIHRISRYYKRKKLLPSNWKYQSNTASALIA; encoded by the coding sequence atgggtCGTATGTACGGTAAAGGAAAAGGTATATCAAGTTCAACTGTCCCATACAGGAGAAAACATCCAAGTTGGTTAAAACAAAAACCATCAGAAATTGAAGATACAATAATTAAGTTAGCTAAGAAGGGACAAACTCCATCTCAAATAGGTGCAACATTAAGAGACAATTATGGAATACCACAAGTAAAATCAGTAACtggtaataaaatattaagaatATTAAGAGCACATGGAGTTGCTACTACTATTCCAGAagatttgtattttttaataaaaaaggcCGTTTCTATGAGAAAGCAtcttgaaaaaaataagaaagatAAAGATTGCAAATTCAGATTAATTTTAACCGAATCAAAGATACATAGAATATCAagatattataaaagaaaaaaattattaccaTCAAACTGGAAGTACCAATCAAATACTGCTAGCGCACTTATTgcttag
- the CELF1 gene encoding CUGBP Elav-like family member 1, putative: MDNNENIDSNDNSSDSNTANYNNGKNENLSEGNDYSKEDNNLNGNTKNSKTKQENINKTKNSSDKDDSNDFNNHKYPCHPAPPVPIKLFIGRVPKNVEEDQLRPIFEEYGIVNEVVIIRDKITNVHKSSAFVKMACIAEADNAIRSLNNQKTLDPQLGSLQVKYASGEVIKLGFPQNIESGVDQAKLFIGSLPKNITEDNIKEMFSPYGSVEEVFIMKDNSTGLGKGCSFVKFSYKEQALYAINSLNGKKTLEGCSRPIEVRFAEPKSAKQPQIPLTLQPMQNSTHGISPQSHVNNPNNINYANNFSINNNYPRQVGPWKEYFSGEGRPYYYNEQTNTTQWEMPKEFETFFMNNSPNMHNLSDSSGPPGANLFIFHVPNEWQQADLIQAFSPFGELLSARIATEKNTGRNRGFAFVSYDNIESAAAAISQMNGFMALNKKLKVTVKKGEEEEMKKFVNQNGINSFQQLSHPQKNIPSQPSAAAQPNAASHQNAQPQNCFYTNNNCYRCGPY; encoded by the exons ATGGATAACAATGAGAATATAGATTCCAATGATAATTCTTCTGACAGCAATACAgcaaattataataatggGAAAAATGAGAATTTATCTGAAGGGAATGATTATTCAAAAgaagataataatttaaatggaaatacaaaaaattcgAAAACAAAGCaagaaaacataaataaaacaaaaaattcaTCAGATAAAGATGATAGCAATGATTTTAATAATCATAAATATCCATGCCATCCTGCACCACCTGTTCCTATAAAACTTTTCATAGGAAGAGTACCCAAGAATGTTGAAGAAGATCAGTTAAGACCAATATTTGAAGAATATGGTATAGTTAACGAAGTAGTTATAATAAGAGATAAAATTACGAATGTTCATAAATCAAGTGCATTCGTGAAGATGGCTTGTATCGCAGAAGCAGATAATGCAATAAGATCAttaaataatcaaaaaaCCTTAGACCCGCAATTGGGATCTTTACAAGTTAAATACGCATCAGGAGAAGTTATAAAGTTAGGATTTCCTCAAAATATTGAATCTGGTGTAGATCAagcaaaattatttattggATCTTTaccaaaaaatattacagaagacaatataaaagaaatgtttTCTCCATATGGTTCAGTAGAGGaagtttttattatgaaaGATAATTCAACCGGATTAGGAAAAGGATGCTCTTTTGTAAAATTCTCATACAAGGAACAAGCATTATATGctattaattcattaaatgGGAAAAAAACACTAGAAGGATGTTCAAGACCTATAGAAGTTAGATTTGCTGAACCCAAATCAGCCAAACAGCCACAAATTCCTTTAACATTGCAGCCTATGCAAAATTCAACTCATGGTATTTCTCCACAGTCACATGTTAATAATcctaataatattaattatgcTAATAACTttagtataaataataacTATCCTCGCCAAGTTGGTCCATGGAAAGAGTATTTTTCAGGAGAAGGAAGAccatattattataatgaaCAAACTAATACAACTCAATGGGAAATGCCAAAAGAGTTTGaaacattttttatgaaCAATTCACCAAATATGCATAATCTTTCAGATTCATCAg gCCCACCAGGTGctaatttgtttatttttcatGTCCCCAATGAATGGCAACAGGCTGACTTAATTCAAGCATTTTCACCTTTTGGTGAGTTGTTATCAGCAAGGATAGCAACTGAAAAAAATACCGGAAGAAATAGGGGATTTGCTTTTGTATCATATGATAATATTGAAAGTGCTGCTGCTGCAATATCACAAATGAATGGATTTATGGccctaaataaaaaattgaaagtAACTGTAAAAAAAggagaagaagaagaaatgaaaaagttTGTAAATCAAAATGGAATTAATTCATTTCAGCAATTATCTCATcctcaaaaaaatattccatCACAACCAAGTGCAGCAGCACAACCAAATGCTGCTTCTCATCAAAATGCACAGCCACAAAACTGTTtttatacaaataataattgCTATAGATGTGGCCcgtattaa
- a CDS encoding riboflavin kinase / FAD synthase family protein, putative → MDMNEFKNIAIIDADYYIINYSSTITTYIQNIFTNLLRDKNKPETKNEADVNIDKRKKIICIFMLKIFLNNIEKNLNLFDYLHNVIKKYHDLIISKKLNYSTTKIKKNNEYKNYITKNCNKKVSDIKINEQNENKNENENYEINNSLNEEMNKSESNEILENNKINNFMHNLIKNNNYNNIKNINQSKICFVRITNKDTKKNSCSVENSILDTYCETDLSNNSKNKETDYYENSCSYDNEEKVKDDSFYSTYKLNNTFPNINKKRFLINYNNVNLKLKCFNEFLNWGFIKKLHKENDEYIQEIENLYRIIILSKLHIGVYNFLSFLKKKNFFFLFYTSNKNLTNLLFKWFKISRKFKNCYRVIDSLQGLNSKNYNNFLVFSNRECFINYSKKNGFFNIAVGKNSLKTSNCDDINWNIMHKENFISEDSDSISNKYNDVVYPFLRNCNLTEDILSWRIFYIFKKYIYIYGEVVKGFGRGSKYLNLPTANISNSNLTSADIMPGIYFGLSKLKNKIYKTVISIGYNPYFKNKHMTIEAFLYFKTNGFFYQENIHLMIMGIIRSESNFSYFSHLVHAIQFDCELARIILNKIQNDKNFIKCKNFLNSL, encoded by the coding sequence atggATATGAATGAATTTAAGAATATAGCTATTATAGATGCTGactattatataattaactACAGTAGTACTATTACTACttatatacaaaatatatttaccAATTTATTAAGGGATAAGAATAAACCAGAAACAAAGAATGAGGCGGATGTGAATATCGacaagagaaaaaaaataatttgcaTTTTCatgttaaaaatatttttaaacaaCATcgaaaaaaatttgaatttatttgattatttacacaatgtaataaaaaaatatcacgATCTCataataagtaaaaaattaaattacaGTACTactaaaataaagaaaaataatgaatataaaaattatataacaaaaaattgtaataaaaaGGTTTCggatattaaaataaatgaacaaaatgagaataaaaatgagaatgagaattatgaaataaataattctttaaatgaagaaatgaATAAAAGTGAATCTAATGAAATATTagaaaacaataaaataaataactttatgcataatttaataaaaaataataattataataacataaaaaatatcaatcAATCAAAAATTTGTTTTGTAAGAATAACAAACAAagatactaaaaaaaattcatgtTCAGTTGAAAATTCTATTTTAGATACATACTGCGAAACTGATTTAAGtaataattctaaaaataaagaaacgGATTATTATGAAAACAGTTGCAGTTAcgataatgaagaaaaagtgAAAGATGACTCCTTTTATAGcacatataaattaaataatactttcccaaatattaataagaaaagatttttaataaattataataatgttaatttaaaattaaaatgttttaatgaatttttaaattggggatttattaaaaaattacataaggaaaatgatgaatacattcaagaaatagaaaatttatataggataataatattatctaAATTGCACATAGgagtatataattttttatctttcttaaaaaaaaaaaattttttttttttattttatacttCTAACAAAAATTTAACTAACCTATTATTTAAATGGTTTAAAATTTCTaggaaatttaaaaattgctATAGAGTAATAGATTCACTTCAAGGATTAAATTCCAAAAATTACAATAATTTTCTTGTGTTTAGTAATCGTGAATGTTTCataaattattcaaaaaaaaatggattttttaatatagctGTTGGGAAGAATTCTTTAAAAACATCTAACTGTGATGATATCAATTGGAATATTATgcataaagaaaattttatatcagAAGATTCTGATTCTATttctaataaatataatgatgTTGTTTATCCATTTTTAAGAAACTGTAATTTAACAGAAGATATATTATCATGgagaatattttatatatttaaaaaatatatttatatatatggtGAAGTAGTAAAAGGATTCGGAAGAGGAAGTAAATATTTAAACCTGCCAACAGCTAATATATCTAATTCTAATCTAACTTCAGCTGATATAATGCCAGGAATATACTTTGGTTTatctaaattaaaaaataaaatttataaaactGTTATATCTATTGGTTATAAtccttattttaaaaataaacatatgACTATTGAGGcctttctttattttaaaacaaatggttttttttatcaagaaaatattcatttaatgATTATGGGAATTATTAGAAGTGAAAGTAATTTTTCTTACTTTTCACATTTGGTACATGCTATACAATTTGATTGTGAACTTGCAAGAATTATTCTAAACAAAATtcaaaatgataaaaattttataaaatgtaaaaattttcttaattcattataa